The Nitrospira sp. genome segment TGTATATTGCGAAAGGGTCGGCAGGTGAGTTGAAAACTCAGGTGCTGATCGCAGCGGACATTGACTAGGTGAGTCAGGAGCGTGCCAAGGATTGAAGGACGAAGGTCAAGGCTTTTCGCGCCATGCTCGGCGCACTAATCAAGCAAATGATAGCCGGAGCTAAAGTGTGTGCGATGAAACGAGTCGCACATCAGGATGTCTCATGAATGACCAGACAGACGAGATAAACCAGATGGACCAGGCAGACAATCTCAAATGGTATGCGCTGCGAACGAAGTCCCGTCATGAGAAGGTGGTGCGCGATCAGTTGGAGAAACAAGGAATCGAACCGTTACTTCCGACTGTCAAGCGGTTGAGCCAATGGAAGGATCGAAAGAAAGAAATCGAGGTCCCGCTGTTTCCCGGCTATTGTTTCGTGCGGCTTTCCCAACACGAGAAGCTGCCGGCGCAGAAAACGGCAGGCGTCGTCGAAATCGTCGGAAGTGGAAGTCGGCCCGAACCGATTCCAAACTCAGAAATCGAGGCACTGCGGCGTCTGATGAACAGTGTCCTTCCCTATGATCCGCACCCCTATCTCCATGAAGGCATGAAGGTGGAAGTGATTCGTGGTCCTCTTCAGGGAGTGCATGGAATTCTGCTGAGGAAAGAAAAGCGTCATCGGCTTGTGATCGGAGTGCATCTGATTCAACAAGCGGCAGCGGTCGAAATCGATATAAACGATGTAGTGGGAGTATAAGCACCCGAATTGCTCCAGATCGTGGAGGTAGAGGAGTCGACATGAATGCGTCCGAGATTGATTCCATGTACGGGAGTACCGTTGTGGAAGGGATGAGGGTACGAGCGGGAGTCGGAGTGGTCGTTCGCGGGCAAGATGACACCATCCTCCTGGAAAAGCGTCGTGATTGTGGTTGGTGGGGACTGCCTGGAGGAAGGGTGGAGCCGGGAGAGTCGCTTGTCGAGGCTGCCGTACGGGAAGTGCGTGAAGAGACGGGTCTCACCGTGGAGGTGACGCATCTCATCGGTGTGTATTCAAGCCCACAAGGTCGTATCGTCACGTATCCGGATAATGGCGATGTTGTTCAACTCATTGATGTGGTCATTGGCGCACGAGTGCTATCCGGTCAAGTTATCTGCAGCCAGGAGAGTGAAGAGGTCCGTTTCTTTTCTCCATCTCAATTTCCAGAACAGATTGTGCCTCCAGCTCGGCAACCACTCGCCGACGCCTTGGAAGGCCGACGCGGATTATTGAGATAGGATTGATGCGTCAATGACACCATTTCGTGTTCTTGTCATGCTCGGTCTGGGAAGAGGCTTCCAAGTACTTGCGGGATTAATTACGATTAAAATTGCGACGACGATGTTGTCACCCGGTGAGCTGGGAAGCATGAACCAGGTGATGAGTCTGGCTATTCTCGGGACCTCCGCCTTGCTGCTCCCTCTCGCTGCGTACATTGTTCGTGGTTGTTTGGATTGGATCGATGCCGGTGTCTTAACCCAACGGCTTGGTGCGTATCTGCGTATTGTCTTAGCCGTTGCGGTAGGACTTGGTTCGGTAGCGTGGGTCATGCAGAGTCACTTCTCGATGGTCTTGGGGATGACCCCGGTTTGGGTTGCGGGTTTGGTCGCGCTCTATACGCTGGGGTTTGCACTTCAGACGATGGGGACCTCAGGGCTCAACCTGATAGGGCGTCGCTTTCTATATGTGCTGTTTGGGAATATTGCCGCATGGGGAGGTCTCTTCTTCGCGATATGGTGGTCAACCTACCAGACGGGCCCAGAGGTGTGGCTACTTGGAGTCTTTTGCGGATTTCTTCTCTCGTCTCTTTCCTATGTGATTTTTGAGCGTTATACAAGAACGTCCGTTTCTACGCATGCCTCTCCTCTGCACAGTGTGCTCCCGTTCGATTGGTGGACCCTGATCATGTTTGTGGGGCCACAAGCTGTGGCATTTGTATTTTGGTGGATCCAATCCCAGAGTTATCGCTTTATTCTCAGTTGGGTGGCGGACATTACGACAGTCGGCTTGTTTGCGGCAGGGTATATG includes the following:
- a CDS encoding UpxY family transcription antiterminator → MNDQTDEINQMDQADNLKWYALRTKSRHEKVVRDQLEKQGIEPLLPTVKRLSQWKDRKKEIEVPLFPGYCFVRLSQHEKLPAQKTAGVVEIVGSGSRPEPIPNSEIEALRRLMNSVLPYDPHPYLHEGMKVEVIRGPLQGVHGILLRKEKRHRLVIGVHLIQQAAAVEIDINDVVGV
- a CDS encoding NUDIX domain-containing protein; translation: MNASEIDSMYGSTVVEGMRVRAGVGVVVRGQDDTILLEKRRDCGWWGLPGGRVEPGESLVEAAVREVREETGLTVEVTHLIGVYSSPQGRIVTYPDNGDVVQLIDVVIGARVLSGQVICSQESEEVRFFSPSQFPEQIVPPARQPLADALEGRRGLLR